The DNA sequence GTTGGAAGACAAGAATTAACATCATGGACAAGAAACAATGCACAATTTAAACAGCACAAGCATTTGTGTATTTAGATTGAGTAATACTATAGAAGGAAATGATGAAAGCTTCAGTCGTCCCTTGCATCTAATTGATGTTTTGGGGTGTTTTATTTCCTTTCAGATTCAGAGAAACCTAAAGGGAAAAACTAACCATGCCCTTTGCGATACATATTTTGTACAAGAAGTTAATGAAAATAACTATGCCAATACTGAGGGCTACTCGCAACATGAATCACACAGCATGATTGAAGAACCAACTAGAACATAGTCCATCTTTACTCACCGGAAAGTTCCCCAAAACACAGACACACATATTTTTCCATTTTCCTTGAAGATTTAAGCACTGTTAAGTCACTTCATAGTTCATACtaattccttttatttatttctatttttcagGAAAGGGTCTATAATGCGTACATTTTCCTCTCACATAAGAAACAATCATATATTTGACATGTGGTCTGCACAATCTGAATCTGATTAAATTCagaaaagaaagtaaaataTCCTGATGAGCACGCAATGCTAGTTGCCCACACTTGAAAATGACTACCCCacgaaaatataaaataagacTCAGAGAAATCTTCCCAGGTGAATCAAGCTCATGGGAGACTCGTAAAGCACTACTGTCCTTTCAGTTTAAAACAAATTCAGGTTAGCTGCCACGGTTTTATCTTTCTAATCAAATTTAACATTAAGGAAAGAGAAAAATATCTGGTTTAAGGACTCTCATTCCAATCAAAGTTCCTTACAAAACTTGCAAGTCCCAGGATACTATTTGGGCGAGTGGAAGAGAATTGTGCCGTAGATCACATTTCATATTGCTACTTTCTTAAGAATATAAAGTATCTTCTCTTTTggaaacataaataaattactAAACGAGTTGAAGGCTGAAGCAATCAGATAAACAACAACACGGGCAAAATTCCAAATCAAACGATGATTTTCAACCGAAACACTAACCTCTGCTTCTGTAACCATCTGATCCACATATCCCTTAAGCTTATTTACCCTGAGAGCCTCCGTGAAGAACCTAAACTGCTCCTGTCTCACCGTGTAATCCACATCGAACACAACTCCAGGGCCGAAAGTGGGCACATTGAACTGGTATACCTCCTGCTGGCTAAGATCAGCCTCCGAGGCCTTGAAGAAGTGGGCAGAAACCTCAGGACCAATCAAGAAAGTGATCTTCTTGTTAAGCAGATTCAATGTGAACACACTCCCGAGCTTCGGGTACTCTTCACGAAGCATGATAATGGGGCCTTTCAAGAACCGGAGCAGTCCTCCCAACACAGGCCACGTATTCACCACCGGAGGAAGACGCTTCCCGGATCGAGACATTATAAGCGCTGAGATCAGCTTGGCCACCACCAGAGTGGCCAAAATCATCAGCCCCACACTGAAAAGCTTGTTATCCATATCCATTGTCACCATAATTTGGTCCACTTACAGGGACCTAACAGCAAAGTTCACACAGAAACGCAGAAAATTAGCAGCTATTAAATTAACACTACCACTCACCACCAATTCTAACGAAAACACAACAGAAATTTCACAACTTTTAACAGTAAATTTCGAGTAGATCTAAATTTGAGCACAAAGAAACGAATTTATACAAGTCGTCCGTCAGGTTGCGGGAAAATTGAATCAGAGCTTCCATTTTCCCGGCAACCAAACAATCAAGGAGTGAAAAGGAAACCAGAACCTGGTTAAAAATGCATCAGATTAATGAAAAACTGAAGCAGAACGACAATGCATGAGAGAAGGTAATGACGAAGGAATTTGGGATAAGAAAGAGGGAATTAGGGTTTCGTACCTGATTGCAGATTGGAAGGCAGAAAAGATAGGAGGAGAAGGACAGTGAAGACCCGAAACTCTGGTCGAGTAGTGTGAGAGGTACTGAGTTATTATATACAACTCTGGATAGTCCGCTTCCACTACAAATatttcaaatattattttactattttttgttggaaaaaatattattattattctcttcttttttttttgagttgaaATATTATTCTTTTTAATAGAAATTATCTAAAGGAagactaatgaaaatggtttgaaaactttaagttttaacgataaggacaaaataaggagtgaagtgaatagtaccatgattgactttttagtataaaaatatggtttttcattaaagtgaacagtaccgggagcttttcgttaaagttcccattatCTAAACTATGTACTACTAAAACATTTTGtcaataaaaaactaataaaattacTACTATACCCTTTAATACAAACTGAAGGAGATATTAGAAAAGAGAACAACGTGACCATTAAGATAatttaatacaaacaaatttttactgttttttttctAAAACTCACAATTGTGTCACTTTATCAATACGCTCTCAagtcattctctctctctctttctatccTAACTGCCATCCCCTATTTTTTTGAGATGCGTGCCAACTTGTTAAAAACAAATATCTcccttcataaaaaaaataaaaacaaatattatatttcTCAACACACAGAGTGTGACCTTTACTAATTTTTAATAGAGACAAACTATATCATCTACATTAAGGACTAAGGAGTCCTAGAGTGGACTAATTCTTCCTAAATGGTGGTGGAGTGGACTATATTATCAAACTTATGACATTTTACTTACCAATAAAGTAGAATGCTATTTGCCCGAAATACTATCAGCACCTCGGGTTCAAACATTTTGTCTCCGCTTTATCAAAATCAGGCAAGGAAAAATTGTTAAAGTTGCTCTAACGTCAAAAGTGATATTTAACATTAACAATTATAAGTGAGAAGTTTAAAATTCATCTCTCCTAAACGGTATTGATTTGTTTACCATTATGTTTGAAAACAGTACAAGTGCTCGTTGGATCTGGAAAACAGTGGGTCGATGACAAAAGCTGTTTGTCGTACACGTGTGtggttttaattggttataggAGATTTATATCAATTTAGCACGTGGCTGCTGCCTAGTTGGGTTAACAAAAAGGAAAACGACAAAAACATAAGTAGCAACTGGAGCATTGATAGACGATCCCGGAGAGAGAATGGCGGGAGGGATCAGCATGTCATTGTCAGGACGAGTAGCCCATGGGTGGAGGAGATTCTTCCTCGCTGCGTTCTGGGCCTCGGCCCTTGGGCAAATGGTGATAATATTATGGATACGGATAGCCAATAAGAGTTCTTAGTTCGATTCTCGTTAATagcgaatttgaactaaattattactagcccattaTGTGGCTTAACCTACTTCCCCCACTTtctaatgtagataatatcatttgttcgagaaaaaaaatgttgtttCTGCACATCTGGGGTAAATCAGTTGATCAAAACAAACTTGCGTTCGCATATGTGGAATGCTCATAGCAATTTTGTTGCATCAAAGAGTTGGTAAGATACCCATGAGGCCCATATGGCGCCTTACCGTAGTGATAGAAAGCAATCATATTTTTGCACCTTGTCCAACCCCACAAACTCCCTCCTCTCAACAACTAATAATTAACCCACATACACTGTATGTTAAAAAAAGTAAGGCATTATACGGATGAAAGgaacaaaaaataatactaTGGCCAGCAAATGAAATCTAGAACAGACACAACATTATGCATGTGGCCACCAGAGTCACCGTGGTGTTGTATCCGTGACATGAAAGTTGCTCTCCGGACATAGAGACGCCAGCAACAGAACATTATACTCTGCCTAGAATCCAGACCCAAGAGCAAAGGAAGAACCAATCAAGAGAATTTCAAATTAGGCTTCAATAATTAATGGAGATTGAACTACAAACTTTATATAATTAGAAGCCTGGGAAGCACAAAAGTTGGATGCACACTTTGTAATATTGCTTCTAGTGTCTGCCCAAACTCAAGAGCAACAGAGTACTGATTACTTCATCCTCCACCAAGATTCATTTTGCATAACGcattttgaaaaaagaaaacccTCTGATAGAGACATCAATTCTCATGTTCgattttcttccttgatctACTTTGATGAGGTTGTTGTCCTGAAGAAGCAACTACCCCATCACATTGTCCTCAGTCGGTGACTCCACTACGTCGCCCTGAATTTTGGCCAGAGTGGTTCAAGGACCTCGTAGGTTCAGGCGCACGCCTCTTTTTCCGAAGCTGTGATGGCTCTCCAACACCAGATATGGAGCTTTTTTGTCTGCTGCTATGAGTTGGGGTTGGATGCCCACCTACTGTCCGTGACATTGTCGGCATAGAACTTCGTGTAGGAGTTGCAAAACTATGGGGAGAACGGGACATTCCAGATGATATCTGCTGAATTTTCTTCAACTGTTTGGACTTTAGTTTTTCTTCAAGTTCACTAGGTTCCGGATAGTACACGAGAGAAACATTCCGTGAAATCTTCCCAGCTGCCAAATCATAAACAAATTCAATATATGATAGTAACAAAGCAGGAAGCACAAAGGTCATTGCAGTAAAGACAGCCACTGGCAACAATCACGGTAACAACAATTTTATCAAGATATTATCCACAAAGAAAACCGTTTGTCATCTCAACCATTATGACTAAAATACCATAAAGcaaataaaggtcgtacccagtgcacaaggctcccgctttacgcagggtctgggagaggtgaatgtcggctagccttatccccatttatggagaggctgctcccaagtctcgaacccgaaacctaccgctcatgggcgaaggcacttgccatcgcaccaagtgcgacctcaaAATACCATAAAGCAAATGCAAGGCTAAATACTAGACTTCGTAATAGAACTTCATGTGAGCACATAAAAAGGGAAGCTACTGATCACCTGTACTGGTTAAGAAAATAAGATATATGAAGAACCTAAACACAAACATATTTAGCTAGATACAAGCCAAATGAAAAGTTTTTAGGAACAAATGGGACATGGATGATGAATGTATCATAGTCAGCACAACATAATTCAAATTGGTTATATTTTGACAGAACATCAAACTGTAATGCCAAGGATCCGTCCCAATTGCTAAACATTAAGAAACTGAAGGTAAGCATAAGAACCGAAACTGAGATTAATATGTGTCCTGTAGATTCTTAATATGAAAGGTTTCAAGCTTACCAACTTTTGTGCCTGACACAGACGATACAAAAACTGTAGCATCTGGCTTTTGAGCTGTACTTTGGAGATCATATTCTTTGCCTAGCAGCATTAGAAACTTCATATCAGCACTCAATTGTAGAACAGAAATATGCATTGCAGAGTCATACCCACATGAACTCCTTTGGCTATTGAAATTAAATAGATAAATGATATGTGTATCTATAACTCTAACATGCCTCTTCTATCACTAAAGTTTATGTAATATTACCGGATGGACCAACAAAACTGCCCAACTCTCCATCAGGACCAAGCTTGAGTGAAACTTCTTGGCTAAAATCTGGATTCTGCAACACCATCAAATAATAAATAGAAACTCGATAACCGACAACGATCACATTAAaaacaacaccaccaccactgATTCTAATGAAATTAACATTACTCTTCCACTGTAAGGACCACGAGGCCATGGAAGTCAATTCCTAACAGCTAGCTGGTATGAGTACTTAAGAGGGCAACAAACAAGTTGATAACTAGTTGGTATAAGTACTTAAGAGGGCAACATTATGTTCAACAAAAAATTGGGTATTCCCATTAGTTCACTGCAAAACTTATTCCCAAACAAGAAACCAATTTTCAAAACTACAAACTTACAACTATGGCATTGCTCTTTATGGTGAACATGAAAACATGAGTCCTAAATAAAAGTATTAGAAAAGAACCCCGAAACCAAAAAGCAGCATACTTGATCTTTCGGCCAAGAAATGAGCCAAAGCTCTGTGGAGTCGTTCATATTGATATCCAGAAGTGGTTCTTTAGCAACTTCGGAAAACTCCGGTGGAGGTTTGTAGCCCTCAGCCACACCAACTTTACCCGAGTTTTTTGCCTCCATCTATCTCCCAGCTCAGTTCACAAACTCATGCAGCGCTTCTACaattcaaagaaagaaagataagCAACAAGATAAATAATAACCAAATGAATACTCGTTCAAACATTTTGTCGAACACCTTAAGGGCAACTTCACAAGTTACAATTTTTGGATTAGCGAAGCTTAAACCCTAGAAGTATGGGGTTGGGAAAATTGAACAATGAAgctataagaagaagaagagtacCAGTGTAAGAATAAGCGGTAAAGAAAATAAGGGGCAAGCCTCTGAGGCAGTTCTAAATTTTTTCACCCTTCTCTCCCGCCCTAGTATGGTAGTTACCCTTAAGATCTACAAATTTGTTGGGTTGTAATGTGCTGAGTTTGAATTAACAACCCAACCTGAACCCGACCCAatcataaaatttattttttattatttttaggttttttaaGCTAAAATggccaattgtttattaaattgaggataTTCTTGTCATTTTAGTACTTATTTAAGgagatttttcacaaaattaccaaaataataatgggaactttaatgaaaagctctcGATACTaatcactttaacaaaaaaccatatttttacactaaaaaatcaatcctagtactattcactttaccctttattttgtccttatcgttaaaactcaaagttttcaagcccttttcattagttctCCTAATAATttatggtggacaaactcaggaccacttctatcgatttcaatTCTCTGTGACCCGAGTGAGAAGTTATGCCAATTTTAGGAACATTTTGGCTATATGATTAGAGGTTGGGTTGTCAATCCAAAATCTGCCCATTAAAACCAACCAATTGTGTTGTATTTATCATAGCGATTTTGTCAAAACAAGAAATGGGGCATTATAGATCTTAAGGTACTACTAGGCCGAGAGAAAAGCgaaaaaaaaaggggtgtgatatccacacaccccattttacttctcacacacccttctaattttcggccgtcggatcggatgaattgaagaagatcaacggatagaaattaacaagggtgtgtgagaagtaatttggggtgtgtggatagcacaccccaaaaaaaaacGCAGAGCTGCACTAGAGACTTGCACCTTGTTTTCTTTACCGCACAAGCACATGCTCCTGCtttcacaaaaacataaaataaaataaaagcacaTGCTCCTTATTTCCCCAATCGCAAACTTGTAGACTTTAAGCTTCtccaatccaaaaaaaaaaaaaaaaaaaaaacgtaccCTTAAGGTGTTCGACAAAATTGTAgtattcatttgattattatttatcTGATGCCATGATGACATTATTCTTTGGAAGAGTGATCTGGGAGGAATCCAGACATTattatataagaaaaaaatgaaaagcaaTCTGGAGAAGGAATAATTTCACACTTCACAGATACAAGAATCGGTAATTCATCATGAAAGCTTGAAGATTTAATCCTATAGCAACCTTTACCCACACTTTCTCAGcaataaaaaattcaatctCAAGATTTAATCCTACAGGAACCTTCACTCATATTTTCCCGCAAGTTCATAGGAATCAGAAATATCAGCAATACAATTATCTCAAAAATTATCTGAAACACAAATTCCTAGAACAAAGACATAAATAGACAAGATGCAAAAATGCAATCGAAAATATAGAGAGAGGGAATACGTTATAGGTTCGACTTCTGGTTGAGCGGCGAGGAGAAGCCGGCGAGGTGTGAGAGTGAGACGGCGAGCGGCAGCGAGTCAGCGACAGCGAGTTCCTCCTCGGCGAACTCTGGATCAATCGATTCTTCAAAGACGGCGAAGACTGAGAGGAGTGCTATGAGAGTGAAAGAGAGAGGAATTCGCGGAGGTTGGGAAGGAGAGGGGCGTAGATTAGGGTTACCAAAGTCTGAAGGGGATAATGGGATTTAGGTATACGACGCCGTTTCATGGTATAGGTATATTAAGAGAATTTTAACGgaaatctcattttaataaaaaatcatatttttacactaaaaataaatcctgatactattcactttacattttattctgttcttatagttaaaactcaaagtttttacgcctttttcattatttttcctaTTAATGATTATTaggtttcaaaatattttgaaatacttcggtttggtttggtttctgaATCCTTGAATCTAAAACCAAACCAACAGATTTCAGTTCAATTTCTGAACTACTCAATTCGAAACCAAACCAATAGatttcagtttggttttttttttttcagtttgctTTCTTTAGCTTCGGCTTTATTTTTtgtctaggttttttttttcgatttgcaGTTTTTCAAACCCACCCCTATTATAAGCGATACTctaaactaaagaaaaataaacgaTTTTTGGGGTGGGCATTGCATGGGTTGGTCAGGTTGGACTTCAACCCGTTTAGCCAACCCAATAGGCTCAGAATAATTGAAGcccatttccacccaaaaaatGGGCAAGCCACCCACCCAAATCATTCTAAGACATGCTACAACCAAACCAATTTCGGTTGGGCTGGTTGGATTGGTCGGTAAATCCACTAAGTGTTCAACCCTAATAAGTTTGAATCCAAGAAGTAGTGGATTAAATATCAAAGCCCTAACCACTAGAACAATCCACAACTAATTAATTTAAAACTTATAGGACATGGTGCCTAGACAACTTTTTATGTACTTCTCTCAAGTTCAACTATCTCAAAATTCAGGCCATGTTTAATATTCTTGTTCAATCCAACTAtttattgtaaaaaaaataatgaatgtAGTTAAAATACTTAATACCCGTTAGTTTCATAAACAAATAATTGaatccaaattttttattttttttggaggATTGTATAAGGACTTCTATTGGAGAATGCAACTTTGTAAACTCCATCCCACATGAATAGAGTTTGCCCATTTGACaggttttttttagtttttggtagtttttttgtttggaaaataataaatacacattatttttcttctcacacactcttatatctaattttgctcgttgtttttttatttaatttgataaCTAAAAATATAcaccatttttcttcttccatatTCCATATTTATTTTGTCCGTTGTCTCTTATTACCCCTGTTTAACTTATTGTTGTTTTCATGCTTTGATGTGGCTTCATTTACTGCTTGACTTGCAGGTTGTGTGCGAGAATCTTCCCTTTGATGGCCTTTGGAGCTTATGTAATTGGTCCAGTATGCTTTATAGCTCTGTCTTCGTCTATATATTTAAGGGTGGAGttatttatactttttttttttttttactttttatacatttttgttaatttttgtcaattgtTCTTGTTCAATTCATTGGATCCGACagtcaaaaaattgaaaaaattgtaTGAAAGGTAAAAATTGATATGCAGATAACACCACCCAATATTTAATCACTTAACCCAAAATCACATTCTTCATTCTTCCCAAAATATCTAATAGATTTTAACTCCTATATGTTTCTTTAACAAATGAGAAATTTTAATGTATAATCGAGAcgtattatttttatatttctttcattacataacaagaaaagcaaaaatcGAAATACACCCCACCATTATTGgagttaaaaaaattagttgaTGTCACACcgaattatcacactcaattttATATACTTGGTGCTTGCAAAATCAATGATTCATCGCCATCACACATTTTTTATTCTCTTTGTTAATGGACCGCACTTGTTAGTGAAAGAAGCACATTAACTTGTCAAACCCATCGTCCAACTTCCATCCCCCTCCATTTGTTCTTTCTTCCTCAATGTCATCATCGATAGACTTGGTTGGATTGAATTGACACTTGACCAACAATGTGGACAGTCTTAAATCCCTTTGATCCCACCAAAAAACTACAATAATGACTTACTTGAAACGAAAGCTACTATAATTACAATagtaaaaaatacataaaaacattTGATAGATTTAAACACCGTTATTTTGGTATCTATATCCAAAATGGTACACTAAAAAAAGTAACTAAACACAGCAAAGCATATGTCATTCAACTATGTAACATCAAAACCTCCGAAGGATATCAATTCCCACCCATATTTGCATGCTCAAAGTTGTGGGGTGCGGTGATCAAATTCCGACAAATGAAACTGTACGGCGGCATTTCATCATTCAGCAGCGAGTATGGCTCTTTCTGCACACCC is a window from the Malus domestica chromosome 16, GDT2T_hap1 genome containing:
- the LOC103433155 gene encoding mediator-associated protein 2-like; this translates as MEAKNSGKVGVAEGYKPPPEFSEVAKEPLLDINMNDSTELWLISWPKDQNPDFSQEVSLKLGPDGELGSFVGPSGKEYDLQSTAQKPDATVFVSSVSGTKVAGKISRNVSLVYYPEPSELEEKLKSKQLKKIQQISSGMSRSPHSFATPTRSSMPTMSRTVGGHPTPTHSSRQKSSISGVGEPSQLRKKRRAPEPTRSLNHSGQNSGRRSGVTD